A genomic stretch from Microbacterium proteolyticum includes:
- a CDS encoding class II 3-deoxy-7-phosphoheptulonate synthase, which yields MNQQLHDLDHWRTLPIKQQPKWYDEGAVAAASAELATLPPLVFAGEVDLLRDRLARAAAGQAFLLQGGDCAETFAGATAEQIRNRIKTVLQMAVVLTYGASMPVVKMGRMAGQFAKPRSSDTETRGDVTLPAYRGDIVNGYDFTEESRKADPARLLKGYHTAASTLNLIRAFTQGGFADLREVHSWNKGFASTPANQAYERLATEIDRAIKFMAAAGADFDELKRVEFYTGHEGLLMDYERPMTRIDSRTGLPYNTSSHFQWIGERTRELDGAHVDYFSKIRNPIGVKLGPTTTTDTALALIDKLDPEREPGRLTFITRMGAGKIRDALPPLLEAVRDSGATPLWVTDPMHGNGITTPTGYKTRRFDDVVDEVRGFFEAHRAVGTHPGGIHVELTGDDVTECLGGSEHIDEATLATRYESLCDPRLNHRQSLELAFLVAEELENR from the coding sequence GTGAATCAGCAGCTCCACGACCTCGACCACTGGCGAACCCTGCCCATCAAGCAGCAGCCGAAGTGGTATGACGAGGGCGCGGTGGCCGCGGCATCCGCAGAGCTCGCGACCCTCCCGCCGCTGGTCTTCGCCGGCGAGGTCGACCTCCTGCGCGATCGCCTCGCCCGCGCCGCCGCCGGTCAAGCGTTCCTCCTGCAGGGCGGTGACTGCGCCGAGACGTTCGCCGGCGCGACCGCCGAGCAGATCCGCAACCGCATCAAGACGGTCCTCCAGATGGCGGTCGTGCTCACGTATGGTGCGTCGATGCCGGTGGTCAAGATGGGGCGCATGGCGGGACAGTTCGCCAAGCCCCGCTCCAGCGACACCGAGACCCGCGGCGACGTGACCCTGCCGGCGTACCGCGGCGACATCGTCAACGGGTACGACTTCACCGAGGAGTCGCGCAAGGCCGACCCCGCTCGTCTGCTCAAGGGCTACCACACGGCCGCTTCGACGCTGAACCTCATCCGCGCCTTCACGCAGGGCGGGTTCGCCGACCTCCGCGAGGTGCACAGCTGGAACAAGGGCTTCGCCAGCACGCCCGCGAACCAGGCGTACGAGCGCCTCGCCACCGAGATCGACCGGGCGATCAAGTTCATGGCCGCCGCGGGGGCGGACTTCGACGAACTCAAGCGCGTGGAGTTCTACACCGGCCACGAGGGCCTGCTCATGGATTACGAGCGCCCCATGACCCGCATCGACTCGCGCACCGGTCTGCCCTACAACACGTCGTCGCATTTCCAGTGGATCGGTGAGCGCACGCGCGAGCTCGACGGCGCCCACGTCGACTACTTCTCGAAGATCCGCAACCCGATCGGCGTCAAGCTCGGTCCGACCACGACCACGGACACCGCGCTTGCTCTCATCGACAAGCTCGACCCCGAGCGCGAGCCCGGCCGCCTGACGTTCATCACGCGCATGGGCGCGGGCAAGATCCGCGACGCCCTGCCGCCGCTCCTCGAGGCCGTGCGCGACTCCGGTGCCACCCCGCTGTGGGTCACCGACCCCATGCACGGCAACGGCATCACCACGCCCACCGGATACAAGACCCGTCGCTTCGACGACGTGGTCGACGAGGTGCGCGGCTTCTTCGAGGCGCACCGCGCCGTCGGCACCCACCCCGGTGGCATCCACGTCGAACTCACGGGCGACGACGTGACGGAGTGCCTGGGCGGTTCGGAGCACATCGACGAGGCCACCCTCGCGACGCGCTACGAGAGCCTGTGCGACCCGCGCCTGAACCACCGTCAGAGCCTGGAGCTGGCGTTCCTCGTGGCCGAGGAGCTCGAGAACCGCTGA
- a CDS encoding lysophospholipid acyltransferase family protein → MFYWLMKYVVIGPVIKAVFRPWVVGRGNIPTEGAAILASNHLSFSDSIFLPLVIDRRMAFLAKSDYFTGKGLKGWATRVFFTATGQLPIDRSGGKASEASLNTGLGVLGRGELLGIYPEGTRSPDGTLYRGRTGIARMALEARVPVVPVVMVDTGAVMPIGRRLPRVGRVGIVVGEPLDFSRFEGMEGDRYVLRSVTDEIMVALQRLGEQRYEDVYASTVKDRLATARAAKAPAPRH, encoded by the coding sequence GTGTTCTACTGGCTGATGAAGTACGTGGTCATCGGGCCGGTGATCAAGGCCGTGTTCCGCCCCTGGGTGGTCGGCCGCGGCAACATCCCGACGGAAGGCGCGGCGATCCTCGCCAGCAACCACCTGTCGTTCTCCGATTCGATCTTCCTCCCGCTCGTGATCGACCGCCGGATGGCGTTCCTCGCCAAGAGCGACTACTTCACCGGCAAGGGCCTCAAGGGCTGGGCCACGCGCGTGTTCTTCACCGCGACGGGACAGCTGCCGATCGACCGCTCCGGCGGCAAGGCGTCGGAGGCCTCGCTCAACACCGGCCTCGGCGTGCTGGGGCGCGGCGAACTCCTCGGCATCTATCCGGAGGGCACCCGGAGCCCCGATGGGACGCTCTACCGCGGGCGCACCGGCATCGCCCGCATGGCGCTCGAGGCGCGCGTGCCGGTGGTGCCCGTGGTCATGGTCGACACCGGTGCGGTGATGCCCATCGGTCGGCGCCTGCCGCGGGTCGGGCGCGTCGGCATCGTGGTCGGCGAACCCCTGGACTTCTCGCGCTTCGAGGGCATGGAGGGCGACCGCTACGTGCTGCGGTCGGTCACCGACGAGATCATGGTGGCGCTGCAGCGCCTGGGCGAACAGCGCTACGAAGACGTCTACGCCTCCACCGTGAAGGACCGCCTGGCGACCGCCCGCGCGGCGAAGGCGCCCGCGCCCCGCCACTAG
- a CDS encoding ROK family glucokinase, translated as MRNIGIDIGGTKIAGGVVAEDGTIVEKLRVDTPIDPAALVDAVVDMADHLRRAHDVHAIGVAAAGFISLDRSTVIYAPNIDWRDEPLRARLEQRLDARVTIENDANAAGWGEFRFGAGRGVRDMVMLTMGTGVGGAVVTDGELFRGGHGIGGELGHMRFVRGGHPCGCGQNGCLEQYASGRALQREANAIADEGGIGAALAAIREEKGAIPGPAVSRLVLAGDPGAVEALRRVATALGEACGGFQAVLDPELFVIGGGVAQLGADLLAPVKLAYETSLPGYGERPVAEFAIARLGNDAGLIGVADLAGKDR; from the coding sequence GTGCGCAACATCGGCATCGATATCGGGGGCACCAAGATCGCGGGAGGTGTCGTCGCCGAAGACGGCACCATCGTCGAGAAGCTCCGCGTCGACACCCCCATCGACCCCGCAGCCCTCGTGGATGCCGTGGTCGACATGGCCGACCACTTGCGCCGCGCGCACGACGTCCACGCGATCGGGGTGGCAGCGGCGGGTTTCATCAGCCTCGATCGCAGCACCGTCATCTACGCCCCCAACATCGACTGGCGCGACGAGCCGCTGCGCGCCCGCCTCGAGCAGCGTCTCGACGCCCGCGTCACCATCGAGAACGATGCGAACGCCGCCGGCTGGGGCGAGTTCCGCTTCGGCGCCGGTCGCGGCGTGCGCGACATGGTCATGCTCACCATGGGCACCGGCGTGGGAGGAGCGGTCGTCACCGACGGCGAGCTCTTCCGCGGGGGTCACGGCATCGGCGGCGAGCTCGGTCACATGCGCTTCGTGCGTGGCGGCCACCCGTGCGGGTGCGGGCAGAACGGATGCCTGGAGCAGTACGCCTCGGGGCGCGCGCTGCAGCGCGAGGCCAACGCCATCGCCGACGAGGGCGGGATCGGTGCGGCCCTCGCAGCGATCCGGGAGGAGAAGGGCGCCATTCCGGGACCCGCGGTCTCGCGCCTGGTGCTCGCGGGCGACCCCGGCGCGGTCGAGGCGCTCCGCCGCGTCGCCACCGCGCTCGGTGAGGCGTGCGGCGGGTTCCAGGCCGTGCTCGACCCGGAGCTGTTCGTCATCGGCGGCGGTGTCGCCCAGTTGGGTGCCGACCTGCTCGCGCCGGTGAAGCTCGCGTACGAGACGTCGCTGCCGGGGTACGGTGAACGTCCGGTCGCCGAGTTCGCCATCGCGCGCCTGGGCAACGACGCCGGGCTCATCGGCGTCGCGGACCTCGCCGGGAAGGATCGCTGA
- a CDS encoding AMP-dependent synthetase/ligase encodes MIQFDRPALVPADPDANASDLLADRARATPDRPIFAVPDAGGWRDITAAEFERQVIALAKGFVAAGVQPGEKVAFIARTTYDWTLVDFALFYAGAVMVPVYETSSPSQISWILSDSGAIAVVLESAEHAERVEEIRDDVPLVREVWGMHAGALDRLVANGTHITDEEIERRRHLATGADIATLIYTSGSTGRPKGCVLEHRNFVELARNSAKALHEVVETPGASTLLFITTAHVFARFISLLNIHAGVKTGHQPDTKQLLPALGTFQPTFLLAVPRVFEKVYNSAEQKAEAGGKGKIFRAAAEVAIEHSQRLQEGKKIPLPLKLKFALFDKLVYSKLRDAMGGHIVYAVSGSAPLGPRLGHFFRSLGVVILEGYGLTETTAPATVNLATTSKIGTVGPVLPGVGVRLADDGEIQVRGINVFREYWQNPEATAEAFDGEWFKTGDIGTFDADGFLAITGRKKEIIVTAGGKNVAPAALEDPIRANPIVGQVVVVGDHKPFIGALVTLDPEMLPTWLANNGLPADMSLTDAASHEKVRAEVQGAIDRANAQVSRAESIRKFTILPTEWTEASGHLTPKMSIKRNVIVSDFADAIEDIYAVPVNTSNVSLP; translated from the coding sequence GTGATCCAGTTCGACCGCCCCGCTCTCGTCCCCGCCGACCCGGATGCCAACGCGTCCGATCTGCTGGCCGACCGCGCCCGCGCGACCCCCGACCGCCCCATCTTCGCGGTGCCCGACGCCGGCGGCTGGCGCGACATCACCGCCGCCGAGTTCGAGCGTCAGGTCATCGCCCTCGCGAAGGGCTTCGTCGCCGCGGGGGTGCAGCCGGGCGAGAAGGTCGCCTTCATCGCCCGCACCACCTACGACTGGACGCTCGTCGACTTCGCGCTGTTCTACGCCGGAGCGGTCATGGTGCCGGTGTACGAGACGAGCTCGCCGTCGCAGATCTCGTGGATCCTGTCCGACTCGGGCGCGATCGCGGTGGTCCTCGAGTCCGCCGAGCACGCCGAGCGCGTCGAGGAGATCCGCGACGACGTCCCCCTTGTTCGGGAGGTGTGGGGGATGCACGCGGGCGCCCTCGACCGGCTCGTGGCGAACGGCACCCACATCACCGACGAGGAGATCGAGCGCCGCCGCCATCTCGCCACGGGGGCGGACATCGCCACCCTGATCTACACGTCCGGGTCGACCGGGCGCCCCAAGGGGTGCGTGCTCGAGCACCGCAACTTCGTCGAACTGGCGCGCAACTCGGCCAAGGCGCTCCACGAGGTCGTCGAGACGCCCGGTGCCTCCACGCTGCTGTTCATCACCACGGCGCACGTCTTCGCCCGCTTCATCTCGCTGCTGAACATCCACGCCGGCGTGAAGACGGGACACCAGCCCGACACGAAGCAGCTGCTCCCCGCGCTCGGCACCTTCCAGCCGACGTTCCTGCTCGCCGTGCCCCGCGTGTTCGAGAAGGTGTACAACTCCGCTGAGCAGAAGGCCGAGGCGGGGGGCAAGGGCAAGATCTTCCGCGCTGCCGCCGAGGTCGCGATCGAGCACTCCCAGCGCCTGCAGGAGGGCAAGAAGATCCCCCTCCCCCTGAAGCTGAAGTTCGCGCTCTTCGACAAGCTCGTCTACTCGAAACTGCGGGATGCCATGGGCGGACACATCGTGTACGCGGTGTCGGGCTCGGCCCCTCTCGGCCCCCGGCTCGGACACTTCTTCCGCAGCCTCGGCGTCGTCATCCTCGAGGGCTACGGCCTCACCGAGACCACCGCACCGGCGACGGTCAACCTCGCCACGACGTCGAAGATCGGCACGGTCGGTCCCGTGCTGCCCGGCGTCGGCGTCCGTCTCGCCGACGACGGCGAGATCCAGGTGCGCGGGATCAACGTATTCCGCGAGTACTGGCAGAACCCCGAGGCGACCGCCGAAGCCTTCGACGGCGAATGGTTCAAGACCGGCGACATCGGGACGTTCGACGCCGACGGGTTCCTGGCCATCACGGGTCGCAAGAAGGAGATCATCGTCACCGCGGGAGGCAAGAACGTCGCCCCCGCCGCCCTCGAGGACCCGATCCGCGCCAACCCCATCGTCGGCCAGGTCGTCGTCGTGGGCGACCACAAGCCGTTCATCGGGGCCTTGGTGACCCTCGACCCGGAGATGCTGCCGACGTGGCTGGCCAACAACGGCTTGCCTGCGGACATGTCGCTGACGGACGCCGCATCCCATGAGAAGGTGCGCGCCGAGGTGCAGGGCGCGATCGACCGCGCCAACGCGCAGGTGTCGCGCGCGGAGTCCATCCGCAAGTTCACGATCCTGCCCACCGAGTGGACCGAGGCGAGCGGCCACCTGACGCCGAAGATGAGCATCAAGCGCAACGTCATCGTCTCCGACTTCGCCGACGCCATCGAGGACATCTACGCCGTGCCGGTGAACACCTCGAACGTCTCGCTGCCCTGA
- a CDS encoding peptide deformylase, producing MSVRPIRLFGDPVLRAVSVPIDEIDDGVRALVQDLIDTVELPGRAGVAAPQIGVGLRAFSYNIDGDIGYVLNPVLVETRGEPQPVGEGCLSVPGLWHDAIRYPWAKVVGIDLDGREVVLEGDGLLAQALQHETDHLDGMLYLSRLPADTRREAMRQVRESDWF from the coding sequence ATGAGCGTCCGTCCGATCCGCCTGTTCGGCGACCCGGTGCTGCGCGCCGTCAGCGTGCCCATCGACGAGATCGACGACGGCGTCCGCGCCCTCGTCCAGGATCTCATCGACACCGTCGAGCTGCCCGGCCGCGCCGGCGTGGCCGCACCCCAGATCGGGGTGGGGCTGCGCGCCTTCAGCTACAACATCGACGGCGACATCGGGTACGTCCTCAACCCCGTCCTCGTGGAGACGCGCGGCGAACCGCAACCGGTGGGGGAGGGATGCCTGTCGGTGCCGGGCCTGTGGCACGACGCCATCCGCTACCCCTGGGCCAAGGTCGTCGGCATCGACCTCGACGGCCGCGAGGTCGTGCTCGAGGGCGACGGGCTGCTGGCCCAGGCCCTGCAGCACGAGACCGACCACCTCGACGGCATGCTGTACCTCTCGCGCCTGCCCGCCGACACCCGCCGTGAGGCGATGCGCCAGGTCCGCGAGAGCGACTGGTTCTGA
- a CDS encoding nucleotide-binding protein, protein MTPDRTDANHDEDAEHGVLDESGNLDTASITILGGHIAQVNVDLPVTTDDDVDDDVIEDEIPIDDVDLPLLEVPSERHDHGGQGEVIHAAHIETLPTGDIILEPHDDDADGAAADDRPHDTPDVVLVDHGPVSGDEHHDVHDAELVEDDHESGVDAESVADGGTDAVVDLHEEPFHDGGTDHPGDHPGDGAISHLSDGAVEPGGADVAQDADRGHGPADADSAADDDAPGVSRDDEDRARDLDAAEVVEDVEMVEADAASPVDDWGSAESSHEPSIGEGARGADESSDDDASDAFAEALTRTPWVAAPTPARTDAGETSAAGPDAGQADDAVGMAGTDIADTFATEPATAQREDEVASVNEADPDDAAAARDESTTTPTDASAEPAPASPADPVTAPVSATTADTGAVEASPAATDAVAAVAPPAGTGPVPATRAERAATGAIGTIPLTRRSAQQADEAARAAEETARVDRAHAMERVRTPAPEVTLTSKRIGEIDDARESSDLLTADRLLDPRQISKPEPEGLWQQLLYSVSGHRINLGDGRKARQRKELDRRISAPLVGGARFVPVLSRKGGVGKTTVTSLLGMALADARDDRIIAVDANPDRGTLADRVGRPNGRTVRDLVRSHDDVAGYHDVSSIVARDATRLDVLASDADPRVSEAFSDDDYRQVADVAAHYYSIVLTDTGTGIVHSVMGATLELADTIVIVAGLSVDEARLASETLTWLETNGYASRVRDAVVVLNNSRPGTPLVRESELEAHFRSRVRTVIRMPYDARIAAGSAIAFRDLQPTTRQAARELAAAVVEGLRSPVAAA, encoded by the coding sequence GTGACCCCCGACCGCACCGACGCGAATCACGACGAGGACGCCGAGCACGGCGTGCTCGACGAGAGCGGGAATCTCGACACCGCGAGCATCACGATCCTCGGTGGGCACATCGCGCAGGTCAACGTCGACCTGCCCGTGACCACGGACGACGATGTCGACGACGACGTGATCGAAGACGAGATCCCCATCGACGATGTCGACCTCCCCCTCCTCGAGGTCCCCTCCGAGCGCCACGATCACGGCGGTCAGGGCGAGGTGATCCACGCGGCCCACATCGAGACGCTGCCGACCGGCGACATCATCCTCGAGCCCCACGACGACGACGCGGACGGCGCCGCCGCGGATGACCGACCGCACGACACGCCTGACGTCGTGCTCGTCGACCACGGTCCGGTCTCCGGCGACGAACATCACGACGTGCACGACGCCGAACTTGTCGAGGACGATCACGAGTCGGGTGTCGACGCCGAATCCGTCGCGGACGGCGGCACTGATGCGGTCGTCGACCTGCACGAAGAGCCGTTCCACGATGGCGGCACCGACCACCCGGGGGATCACCCCGGTGACGGCGCGATCAGCCACCTCTCCGACGGCGCGGTCGAGCCGGGCGGCGCGGACGTTGCGCAGGACGCCGATCGGGGGCACGGTCCGGCCGACGCCGACTCCGCAGCGGATGACGACGCCCCCGGCGTGTCGAGGGATGACGAGGATCGCGCTCGCGACCTCGACGCCGCCGAGGTCGTCGAGGACGTGGAGATGGTCGAGGCCGACGCGGCCTCGCCCGTCGACGACTGGGGCTCGGCCGAGTCGTCCCACGAGCCGTCGATCGGGGAGGGCGCGCGCGGCGCCGACGAGTCCTCCGACGACGACGCATCGGACGCCTTCGCGGAGGCCCTCACCCGCACGCCGTGGGTCGCTGCGCCGACACCGGCCCGCACCGACGCCGGCGAGACCTCGGCCGCCGGTCCCGACGCTGGACAGGCCGATGACGCCGTCGGCATGGCCGGGACCGATATCGCAGACACGTTCGCAACCGAGCCGGCGACGGCGCAGAGGGAGGACGAGGTGGCATCCGTGAACGAGGCCGACCCCGACGACGCGGCCGCAGCCCGCGACGAGAGCACGACCACTCCGACGGACGCATCCGCCGAACCGGCGCCCGCGTCTCCGGCTGACCCCGTGACGGCTCCCGTCAGCGCCACGACCGCTGACACCGGCGCGGTGGAGGCATCGCCGGCCGCAACCGATGCCGTCGCGGCGGTCGCGCCCCCGGCGGGGACGGGGCCCGTCCCGGCCACCCGCGCCGAGCGGGCCGCGACCGGGGCGATCGGCACGATCCCGCTCACCCGCCGCAGCGCGCAGCAGGCCGACGAGGCCGCGCGCGCCGCCGAGGAGACCGCCCGCGTGGATCGCGCTCACGCGATGGAGCGCGTGCGCACACCCGCGCCCGAGGTCACGCTGACGTCGAAGCGCATCGGCGAGATCGATGACGCGCGCGAGAGCTCCGACCTGCTCACCGCCGATCGTCTGCTCGACCCGCGACAGATCTCCAAGCCCGAGCCGGAGGGACTCTGGCAGCAGTTGCTCTACTCGGTGTCGGGACACCGCATCAACCTCGGCGACGGCCGCAAGGCCCGCCAGCGCAAGGAGCTGGATCGTCGGATCTCGGCGCCCCTCGTCGGCGGGGCCCGGTTCGTGCCGGTGCTCTCCCGCAAGGGCGGCGTCGGCAAGACCACCGTGACGTCCCTGCTCGGCATGGCTCTCGCCGACGCGCGCGACGATCGCATCATCGCCGTGGATGCCAACCCCGACCGCGGAACGCTCGCCGATCGGGTGGGCCGTCCCAACGGCCGCACGGTGCGCGACCTCGTGCGTTCGCACGACGACGTCGCGGGCTATCACGACGTCTCCTCCATCGTCGCGCGCGACGCCACGCGCCTGGACGTGCTCGCATCCGATGCCGATCCTCGGGTATCCGAGGCCTTCAGCGACGACGACTACCGGCAGGTCGCCGACGTCGCGGCGCACTACTACTCCATCGTGCTCACCGACACCGGCACCGGGATCGTGCACTCGGTGATGGGCGCGACCCTCGAACTCGCCGACACGATCGTGATCGTCGCGGGGCTGTCCGTCGACGAGGCGCGCCTGGCCTCCGAGACGCTCACGTGGCTGGAGACCAACGGCTACGCGTCGCGTGTGCGCGACGCCGTGGTGGTGCTGAACAACTCGCGGCCGGGCACCCCGCTCGTGCGCGAGAGCGAGCTGGAGGCGCACTTCCGCTCGCGCGTGCGCACCGTCATCCGCATGCCCTACGACGCGCGCATCGCCGCGGGCAGCGCCATCGCCTTCCGCGACCTGCAGCCCACCACCCGGCAGGCGGCCCGCGAGCTCGCCGCAGCCGTGGTCGAGGGCCTGCGATCGCCGGTGGCGGCCGCATGA